A DNA window from Vigna angularis cultivar LongXiaoDou No.4 chromosome 1, ASM1680809v1, whole genome shotgun sequence contains the following coding sequences:
- the LOC108327189 gene encoding uncharacterized protein LOC108327189 codes for MADQEPVRKTLHDYSMPNPNSYQGSIVRPPIQANNFEIKPALLQVIQQNQFGGANSEDPNSHLENFLAICDTLKINGVSDVAIRLRLFPFSLRDKAKSWLQSQPQGSISTWEDMATKCVTKHFPPSKSAKIRNEITTFVQQDTESLYEAWERYKELIRKCLHHALPVWLQVQIFYNGLSPSFKAILDAASGGSFNLKTPEEALETLELMANNTVNMQFDPQNRKAGVLEVNTLDAILAQNKLLTQQITDLTQKLGNMQANNVNTISPVCDFCGGMHQNGECQATQQEAQVNVVELQHNQFSTNLNANWRHQQTRPWSNPIQSNQPKPPYQYQTQPSNQGNKMSTLENALEKLTTQTSTFVEQTSNFMNETRTNFKNQEASIRNLENQIGQLSRQLSKRSPGTFPSDTIPNPREQCKAIQLRSGKVLENEKRSEMERENNKRVDETVEESEKHEVERKCEETNEGEKNQESGSKMREYVPTIPFPHRLKKQEQAKQFARFLDVFKKLHINIPFAEALEQMPSYAKFMKDLLSKKRKLQEDETIMLTEECSAIIQQKLPPKLKGPGSFVLPCEIRNITVGKALCDLRASINLMPLSIFKRLGIGEVKPTMITLQLADRSMTYPYGIVEDVLVKVDKFIFPADFVVLDMEEDAKVPIILGRPFLATGRALIDVEQGELMLRVADEKVTFSINEAVKHKLDKEDCFRAEIIESLVLEEI; via the coding sequence ATGGCAGACCAAGAACCTGTTAGAAAGACTCTTCATGACTATTCAATGCCAAATCCTAATAGTTATCAAGGGAGCATTGTGAGACCTCCTATTCAAGCTAACAATTTCGAAATCAAGCCTGCATTGTTGCAAGTCATTCAACAGAATCAATTTGGAGGTGCAAATTCAGAAGATCCTAATTCTCACTTGGAGAATTTTCTGGCAATATGTGATACCTTGAAAATTAATGGAGTTTCAGATGTTGCAATTCGTTTAAGGTTGTTTCCCTTCTCACTACGGGATAAGGCAAAAAGTTGGCTTCAATCACAACCTCAAGGGAGTATTTCTACATGGGAGGATATGGCTACAAAATGTGTAACTAAACACTTTCCTCCTTCCAAGTCAGCTAAAATAAGAAACGAGATTACTACTTTTGTGCAGCAAGACACTGAATCTTTATATGAGGCATGGGAAAGATACAAGGAGCTAATTAGGAAGTGTCTACATCATGCCCTACCAGTTTGGTTACAGgtgcaaatattttataatggtCTTTCACCCTCTTTTAAAGCAATTTTGGATGCAGCAAGTGGAGGATCATTCAATCTCAAAACACCAGAAGAAGCTTTGGAGACTCTTGAGCTAATGGCAAACAACACAGTGAATATGCAGTTTGATCCTCAAAATAGAAAAGCTGGAGTGTTGGAGGTTAATACTTTGGATGCTATCCTAGCCCAAAACAAGTTGTTAACACAACAGATCACTGATTTGACTCAGAAGTTGGGAAATATGCAAGCAAATAATGTTAATACAATATCTCCAGTGTGTGACTTTTGTGGAGGAATGCATCAGAATGGTGAATGTCAGGCCACTCAACAAGAGGCACAAGTGAATGTAGTGGAACTACAACATAATCAGTTTTCTACCAACCTTAATGCAAATTGGAGGCACCAACAAACTAGACCTTGGAGCAATCCAATCCAATCTAATCAACCAAAGCCTCCATATCAATATCAAACACAACCTAGCAATCAAGGAAACAAGATGTCTACATTGGAAAATGCATTAGAGAAACTAACTACGCAGACTTCTACCTTTGTGGAGCAAACTTCTAATTTCATGAATGAAACAAGGACTAATTTCAAGAACCAGGAGGCttcaattagaaatttggagaatCAAATTGGTCAACTTTCAAGACAGCTCTCAAAGAGATCTCCTGGAACATTTCCTAGTGACACTATACCAAACCCAAGGGAACAATGTAAGGCAATTCAATTGAGAAGTGGAAAAGTGTTAGAGAATGAAAAAAGGAGTGAGATGGAAAGAGAGAACAATAAAAGAGTTGATGAAACAGTAGAAGAGAGTGAAAAACatgaagttgagagaaaatgtgAGGAGACAAATGAGGGAGAAAAAAATCAAGAGAGTGGGAGTAAAATGCGTGAGTATGTCCCTACAATTCCATTCCCTCACAGGTTGAAGAAGCAAGAACAAGCGAAGCAATTTGCAAGATTTCTTGATGTCTTTAAGAAGCTCCACATTAATATTCCATTTGCTGAAGCATTGGAGCAAATGCCAAGTTATGCTAAATTCATGAAAGACTTGTTGTCAAAGAAAAGGAAGCTTCAAGAAGATGAAACAATTATGCTCACAGAGGAGTGCAGTgcaataattcaacaaaaattacctcctaagttGAAGGGTCCAGGAAGCTTTGTCCTTCCATGTGAGATTAGAAATATAACAGTGGGTAAGGCATTGTGTGACCTTAGAGCaagtatcaatttgatgcctttgtccATTTTCAAAAGGCTGGGTATTGGAGAAGTGAAGCCTACTATGATAactctacaattggcagaccGTTCAATGACTTATCCTTATGGAATTGTGGAAGATGTCTTAGTGAAGGTGGATAAATTTATCTTTCCAGCTGATTTTGTGGTTCTTGACATGGAGGAAGATGCTAAAGTCCCAATTATATTGGGAAGACCATTTTTAGCCACAGGAAGAGCACTGATAGATGTAGAACAAGGTGAATTGATGTTAAGAGTAGCAGATGAAAAAGTAACATTTTCTATAAATGAAGCAGTGAAGCATAAATTAGACAAAGAAGACTGTTTCAGGGCTGAAATAATTGAGTCTCTTGTGTTGGAAGAGATATAA